TGCAACCGGGGCAATTCCGCTGGCCAGTTTCATATTGCTTTCAGGGTTATGGGCTACCCCCACGTTCTTTTCCTGAAGTATTTTGAGGTCATTTTCGGTAACATGCACACAGTGGGCTGCCAAAACCTTGTAATCCAACACTCCACAATCATTTAAATACTCTGTGGGGGTGTTCCGGTACTGTTTTTTGATATCATCAAATTCTACCCGGGTTTCAGCCAGATGAATATGTACCCCGGTGCTGTACTTCTCTGCAATTGCCAGCACCTTTTTCAGGTAATCGGGAGGGCAGGTGTATGGAGCATGTGGGCCAACCATGGTATTAATCCTGCCATCAGCCGCCCCGTTCCATTTTTGGATGAACTGTTCTGTCTCCACAAGGGCAGACTGAGCATTCGGATTCACCCCGACCATGCCCCGGGAAAGGCTGGCCCTAATGCCGCATTTTTCAACAGCACGGGCAACATCGTCCATAAAGAAGTACATATCGGCAAAACAGGTGGTCCCTGATTTGAGCAACTCAAGAACACACAGCATGGTCCCCCAGTATACATCTTCTCCGGTCAATTTTTCCTCAAGAGGCCAGATCCGCTGTTCCAGCCACTGCATCAGGGGAAGGTCATCTGCATAACTCCGCAGCAGTGTCATCGCCGCATGGGTGTGGCAGTTTACAAAACCGGGCATAGCCACCATACCTCCGGCATCAATAGTATCCTCAGCCAACCAGTTCTGCGGGGCATCCCCGGAAGCGCCGGCAAAGACGATGATACTGTCTTCTATATGAATTTCGCCGCCATTAATAATCAGGTTTTCCTCAGTCATTGGAATAATAACGGCATTTGTTATCTTAAGTCTGCTCATAATCCCCCTCCTAATAATCCTTATTCCCCATGCTCCCATCCATACAGATACTTCTCCTGTTCAGGTGTCAGCCTGTCTATGGTGGTCCCCAGAGATTTAAGCTTGATTGCGGCAACCCGCTTATCTATCTCTTCGGCAACCTTGTATACCCTGTTACCCAATTCCTTGCCATTTTCCAGCATATATTTCGCTGACAATGCCTGAAGGGCAAAAGACATATCCATGATTTCTGCCGGGTGACCATCACCTGCGGCAAGATTGACCAATCTTCCTTCTGCCAGCAAATATAGTTTTCTGCCATCAGGCAGCATGAATTCTTCTATGTTGTGCCTTACTGTCCGGGTGCCTTTGGCAGCAGCCTGCAGCTCCGGCTTATTGATTTCAACATCAAAATGTCCCGCATTGGCCAGCAAAGCGCCATGCCTCATTTTTTCGTAGTGTTTCCCCCGGATAACATCCTTACAGCCGGTAACGGTAATGAAGACATCACCCAAAGCCGCAGCATCATCCATGCTCATAGTAGTAAAACCATCCATATGTGCCTCAATGGCTTTTATGGGGTCAATCTCAGTGATGATCACCTTGGCGCCAAGTCCCTTGGCCTTCATGGCAATACCCTTGCCGCACCAGCCATATCCGGCAACCACTACGGTCTTCCCGGCCACAATCAGGTTAGTTGTCCGCATAATTCCGGTCCAGACAGACTCACCGGTCCCGTACCTATTATCAAAAAGGTATTTGCAGAGGGCATCATTGACGGCCATCATGGGGAAATTGAGAATCCCGGCCTTTTCCATGGCCTCCAGGCGCAGCACACCGGTTGTGGTTTCCTCACATCCTCCGATAACCTGTCCGGCCAGACTGCTGCATTCATTATGCAGCAGGTTTACCAGGTCGCCGCCGTCATCAATGACTATATCAGGTTTGTTTTCCAACACCTTGATCAGGTGTCCTTTATATTCTTCAGCAGTGGCATTGTACCATGAATATACCTTAATCTCATCTGCAGCAAGGGCAGCAGCCACATCATCCTGGGTAGACAGCGGGTTGCTTCCTGATATGGAAACATCCGCACCTCCGGCCTTCAATACTGTGGCCAGATAGGCTGTTTTTGCCTCAAGGTGTATGCTTACAGCTACTTTTACCCCTTTAAACACCTGGGTCTTTTCAAATTCTTCACGGATTTCATTAAGTACAGGCATATGCTCCCGTACCCAGTCAATCTTAAGTTTACCTGAAGGAGCAAGGCTGATGTCTCTGACGATGTAATCCATTATGTAATCCTCCTTAAGTGAATAATTTTCGCAAACTTTCTATATATGGCGGCCTTACGATGCCCCGGTCCGTAATTATTGCCGTCACCAGGCGATTTGGGGTGACATCAAAAGCCGGGTTAATAACCTTTATACCCTGAGGAGCTATTTGCTGACCGAAAACAGTGGTCACCTCAAATGCCTCCCTCTCCTCAATGATTATATCATCACCCTTTTCAAGGTTCATATCAATCGTTGAAAAAGGAGCGGCAGCGTAAAACGGAATCCCGTGTTCCCCGCACAGCACCGCAACTGTATAAGTACCGATTTTATTGGCGACATCGCCATTTGCTGTAATTCTGTCCGCACCTACCACAGCAAGGTCAATTAAACCTTTTTGCATCAGATACCCGGCCATATTGTCAGTAATCAGGGTTACCGGGATGCTGTCCTGCTGCAATTCCCAAGCCGTCAGCCTGGCTCCCTGAAGCAGAGGTCTTGTCTCATCGGCAAAAACCTGCACTTCTTTGCCAGCTTCATGTGCCGCCCTGATAACACCAAGAGCGGTGCCATAACCACCGGTAGCCAGAGCCCCGGCATTACAGTGGGTCAAAATCCTGGCGCCGTGAGGCACCAACTGGCTGCCAAGCTTCCCCATCCTCTGATTCATTTCAATATCTTCCCGCAGAATCAGGTGGGCCTCGTCCAGAAGCAGTTTTTTCAGTTCCGGGACTCCTGCGTCACCGGCACTAAGGACCACTTTTGTCATCCGGTTCAGAGCCCAGAAAAGATTAACTGCAGTCGGCCGCGTGGCCCCAAGCATCCAGGCGGCAGCTTCAATTTCATCGATAAAGGCTTTCCGCTCACTCTTATCCGAATGAAGGGCTGCCAACGCCAAACCATAAGCTGCAGCCGCGCCGATGGCAGGAGCACCCCTTACCTGCATTGTTTTAATAGCCACTGCCACTTCCTCTGCAGTGCTGCAGGTTATATAGCTTACCTCAAGAGGAAGCCGGGTCTGGTCAAGCAGTATCAGTCCCTTATCACACCAGTCCATTGTCTTCATTGGCAACACCCATTTTTCATTTGATTATATATGTTTACTTTCCCTTATATATGTTACTTTCCCTGACCCAGCGAACCCAGTTCTCCAAGGGCCTGCCCGCAGCGGCAGTTTCTTTCGCCAGGCATGGTTTCGATTGTTTTCATAATAAGCTTTTTCAGGTTGGCATGATTTTTTTCCATTGCTTCCAAGACTTCTGCATGTGTTAGGAGATTAGGTGAAATACCGGCAGCAAAATTAGTAACCATGGCAAGGGTACAGTAACACATTTCAGCTTCCCTGGCGAGCACCACTTCCGGGACACTGGTCATCCCCACCACTTCTCCTCCCAGGGCACTATACATTTTAATCTCCGCCGGAGTCTCAAATCGCGGCCCCTCTGTACAGATATAGGTGCCTTTTCCCTTAACCGGAACAGCAACCGCCTCGGCAGCAGCGGCCACAAGTTTTCTTAAATCATTGCAGTAGGGTTCTGTCATATCAATATGTACCACCCCATTTCCCGGAGTGTCATAGAAGGTTTGAATTCTGTTTTTGGTAAAATCGATAAACTGATCCACCAGAACGACTTCACCAGGTATCATCTCCAGGTTGAGGGACCCAACCGCTCCAGTTGCCACCACACGCTCTACGCCTAGTTTTTTCAGGGCCATGATATTGCCCCTGTAGTTTACCTTGTGCGGCGGAACGGCATGGTCTGCGCCGTGCCTGGGAAGAAAGGCAGCTCTTACCCCTTTGTATTCTCCAACCATTACCTTTATGTTACCATAATCGGTATTAACCTGCTCCTCCGATATCCCATCAAGCATTTCAGGGTCATAAACACCTGTCCCGCCAATAATCCCGATTTTCACCATTTTAAATACCCCCGTCAATAATCAATTAACAAAGTCTTCCCGGCGTTCTAATCGCCAAATAAGGCCTCTACAAATTCCTTAGGATCAAACTCCCTGAGGTCATCAATTTTTTCTCCCACCCCTACGTATTTTACCGGGATGTTCAGCTCAGTTTTTATCCCAATAACTACGCCGCCTTTGGCTGTTCCATCCAGTTTGGTAAGGACAATTCCGGTTACTCCGGACGCCTCACCAAATATTTTAGCCTGACTGATGGCATTCTGCCCTGTGGTAGCATCCAGAACAAGCAGAACCTCATCAGGGGAATCAGGCAGCTCACGGGAAATAACCCGGAATAGCTTTTTCAGTTCTTCCATTAGGTTGGCTTTAGTGTGCAGCCGTCCTGCCGTATCGACTATGAGTACATCAATATCCCTGGCCTTGGCGGCCTGTATAGCGTCAAATACTACAGCGGCTGTGTCGGCGCCCTCACTGTGTTTGATTATGTCACACCCAACCCTGCCGGCCCATATCTGCAATTGGTCTATAGCAGCAGCCCGGAAAGTATCCCCTGCTGCCAGGAGCACCTTACGGCCTTCTTCCCTAAAATTGTGGGCCAGTTTGCCGATGGTGGTCGTTTTCCCCACCCCATTGACTCCCACCACCACTATTACTGCAGGTTTGCTCCTCAGGCTTAAGCCTGCCTGTTCTTCACCCATTATATCAGCTATCAACTCTTTTAATATGTTTCTTAACTCAGCCGCATCATCAACTTTACGTTCCTTTACGGCTTTCCTGAGGTCCTCCACCAGCTCAACAGCAGTATTAACTCCCACGTCAGCCTGAATCAGCAGTTCTTCAATTTCCTCATATAACTCTTCATCAATCTTTTTGCCCCCGCTGACAAGGGTTTCAATTTTGGCAACAAACCCTTGCCTGGTTTTGGTAAGGCCTTCTTTAAGCTTTGAAAACAGTCCCATTTGTCTTTCCCCCTGCCAATATATTACCATTTCCTCTGAAGGTGCTGCATAACCAAAAATCGGGTCAGGTTTTCACCTAACCCAAATATTGTAACATAATCACAGTTGTATCTCAATCAGTTTACACAAATTAGTATACTCCTGGGCTACGCCGAATTTACGGTTCCTGATTTCTGCTTCTTCCTGCGGGGTATCAACCTCAAAGAACTTCTGGCCCAGATCTTCATCTTCATCGGCAAAACGGTAGACATCTGTGACAGCCTCTATTACCGTTGCACCACGCACCTTGCCGGCAGAATCATGTCCGATGGCGACGATGGGACGTCCCCAGGAACCTGGTCCGGCATTAGCATCTCCCATATGCATGACCCCGGTTCCTCCTGGGTGTGTATGCACAATCACCGCATCCTGGGATACCTCATTGGCATAGATGTCCCGAAGTGATTTCCCCGAAATATCCACGCTGCTGGAAGCCAGCATACGAGACGGGACATATCCTATTCCCCCGACTACTATTTCCCCGTCCTGTACGATGTGGCCATTCTTTTCTATTCTTCCCATGGCGGCAACTTCCCTGCCCTGGCCTACTTCAACAGACCTGGCCACAAGCGTTTCAGCAAATTCCCGGGAAATTGAATTCACTTGATGCTGCGGCAGTTTCCAATCCTTTGGTTTCTCGGGTGTATATGGTGGAAGTTCGGGTGTTTCCGTCACCTCAAGCCTTGCAGAAATCTCCAGATATTTCAGGCTCAGTTCGGTGGTTTCACGCAATACCTCTTTTTCCTCATCAGCAGTCCTGGCAGCCAGAATCCTCAATTCAACTTTCTCTGATTCAGTAGCCATATCAAAGTAGTTTGCCCGGGGAAATACAATGCCCACCCCGGCCAGTTGCCCATGCTTTACCCCAATGGCAATTACGGGCATGTTGAAGAAATCGGCAGCGGTAACATCTGTGATCAGTCCTGTTTTCCCGGGCCTGGTGGAAATGAAGGCCGCATTGTCCGGAATAGCTTCAAGACCCTCAATCACACTTTTCCCTTTCATATCCGTGATATGTCCCAATAATTTTCTGAGGGGTATCCCGCTGAGCCCGCCCTCTGCCACCGGTGTTATCCGGTCCACTATGCCCTGGTCATTTACGAAACCAAAACAGCCAGCATTCCGCCCCTGGCTGATTTCTCTGGTAGTATCAACCAACTTGTTTACAATGTAATGGGCAATACTTTTAACCTCTGTCATATTATATTTATTCCCCCGTAATTTTTGTGGGTCCAGCGGCAAACCGCCCTTAGACCCCCTTTTCTGCTTAGCTTTTCCGGGGGATATACTTCATATGCGGTAATTTATTTCAGCTTACCTTGCTGATTTCGTCACCCAGCTTCATGGAGACCAGTTTGGAAACCCTGGCATCATCCATGGTAACGCCATAGATAACATCTGCAGCCTCCATGGTGCCCTTGCGGTGAGTAATCACAACAAATTGGGTGTTTACCGCAAACTCTTTCAGATAGTCGGCAAACCTATCTACATTTGACTCATCAAGTGAGGCCTCAATTTCGTCAAGCACACAGAACGGGCTTGGCTTTGTTTTCAGGATGGCAAACAAGAGTGATATTGCGGTCAGCGCCCGCTCTCCCCCTGACAGCAGGGATAGGTGCTGAGGCTTTTTCCCGGGAGGCTGAGCGATAATGTCTATTCCCGTTTCCAGAACATTCTCACTGTCGGTTAATACCAACTCAGCTCTTCCCCCACCGAAGAGCCTGGAAAATACCAGGCCAAAATTCCGGTTAATTTCCTGATATGTTGTACTGAACTTGCTGGTCATGATCTGGTCCATCTCGTCGATAACTTTATAAAGGGATTCCTTGGCCTGCTCCATATCAGCATACTGTTTAGTCAGGAATTCAAAGCGTTCCCTGACCCTTTCAAATTCCTCAATAGCGCCAATATTTACACTTCCCAGGGCGGAGATTAATTCCCTGAGGTTCTTGATTCTTGAAGTGACCTCTCTCTTATTCTGAATTTCTGATTTCTTGAACAGCGCCTCTTCATAAGTGATCTCAAATTCTTCTCCCAGTTTGGTCAGGGAGTTTTCGATTTCAAATTCCAACCTGGCCCTTTTAACATCTGAAGAATGAAGCTGTTCCCTGATAAGTCCGGTCTCCCTGGCCAGCTTTTTAATCACGGCTTCCTTGTCCATAATGTGGGCCACGGCTGACTGCTTCTCGTTTTTGCGTTCATTCAACAGTTCTTCACCTTCACCCCTTTGCCTGCTTAAGCGCTCAACTGCCTCCAGATGGCCGATGATTTCCTGCCCGAGCTGTTCCTTCAGGGAGTCAAATTCCATAACCTGGCCCTGCTTGCGCTGTACCTGGACCTCAATATCTTTAATGGCATCAGTAACCCTGTCCATAATCTGGGCATAGTTGACTTCCGCCTGCTGCAGACCGGCCAGGTCCACCTTGATTCCGGTAACCTGCCGGGAATGTTGGCTGAGTTCTTCTTCCCTGCTCTTAAGCCGATTTTGCTGGGCCGCAATTTCTTTTCGGGTTTCACCGTCTTTTGACTGCATTTCCTGAAGACGCAGCTGCAGCTCTTTGAGACTGTTTTGGATGCTGCTCAATTCCTGGACCAAATTTGCCTTTTCGTCCCCGACCAGACTTTCTGTACTTTCAGCCCTGGTTTTATCTTTTCTTAAATTCTCCAGATCCTTTTCAAGGGATGTCTTTTCAATCCAAAGCTCCTGGAGCCGGGCTTCATTTTCCGCAATGCGCTGCACACAATCATCGTATTCTTTCCTTATAGCGGCAGCCTGATTCTCCATTCCGGCAACCCTGCTTTTCAGAGTATCCCGCTGTTCCCTGGTTTCCGCAATCTCCCTGTTCCGCCCTAGAAGGTTGGAGCTTCCTTTTTTGTAGAACCCACCCGTCATGGAGCCCCCGGGGTTAACGACATCCCCGTCAAGAGTGACTACCTTCATAGTGTATCCAGTATCCCTGGCAGCCTGAGCGGCTGCCCTCATATCATCAACAATAATGACCCGGCCTAAGAGGTACTCAACTATATGTGAATACCCGGCTTCAGACTCTACCAGCGCGGAAGCCCTGCCATATATACCGCTGCCGGCAGGAACGTTTCCGGCTTTTTTATCTTTATAGGGTTTGACAGTATTCATTGGCAGAAAGGTCGCCCTGCCAAACTTGTTCTTTTTTAAATATTCGATAGCCTTCCTGGCATCACCGTCTGTTTGAGTCACTATGTGCTGGACTGCGCCGCCAAGGGCAACCTCAACAGCAGTCTCATACTTTTGGGGAACAGTGATAAGCTCGGCAACCACCCCGCATATACCGGGACAATCCCGGCCTTTTTTAGCTGCCACCAGCACTTCTTTGACGCCCCTGAAATACCCCTCGTAGTCATTCTGCAGATCCTCCAAAGCCTTGAGGCGGGAGGATTTATGCCCCAACTGCTCACGATCCCGTTCAAGGTCTGCGGCCAGTTTCTTCAGCTGACCTGAGAAGCCGTTTTTGCTCTCCTCAAAGCCGGCATTTTCGGTTTTCCGGCCGGTTATTGATTCTCTGACAGCCCCCAGTCCCAAATCCAGTTCCTTTTCCCGCTCAACAATCCGGCTGTATTCCTGTTTCAGGGTCTCACTCTGCTGCTCCAGGTCTTTTATCCTGCGGCCCAGGTTCTTAACCTCTATTTCACCGGAATTAATTGCATTCCTAACTCCGGCAGTCTCGTTTAACAAATCTATCATATCCGACTTCTTTTCTTCGATTTTCTGCTGTGCTTCCACTAGTTCCTGTTCCAGCAGCAATAATTTATCCTCAGCCTGCTGCAGCTTTTTTCCTGTATCAGCCAGCCTGCCCCTGAGTTCCCCAAGAGACCGGGCATCACCGGCATGCCTGCTGCGCTCAGCCTCTTCTTTGCATTTCAGTTCCTCTATTTCACTGATGAGACCCTCTTTCCGGTTCCCGATATCCTGTAGTCTCTGGCGGGCCACCGTAATTTCGGCTTCCTTTTTTTCTATCAGGCTGCCGGTATCATAGATACCTTTCTGCAGGGCGGCAATTTCTTCATCAAGTTTACTGTTATGAAGCTTATGTTCTTCGATCTCTGACTCGCGGTTTCTTAACCCGGTCTCCAAGCCAATTAACTTTTGTCTCAATTCATCATCCTGATTATTAATCCCATCAAGTTTCAGTTTCTGGTCCTCAATCTGATTAATCAAAAGGTTAATCTCAAGTTCAACCAGCTCATTCCGGTACTCAAGGTATTCCCCGGCTTTTTGGGACTGCTCCTCAAGGGGGCCAACCTGGATGCCCAGTTCGGATATAATGTCACTGATACGGACCAGGTTCTGTTCTGTGTCATTAAGTTTTTTGACCGCCTGCTGTTTACGGCTCCTGTACTTTACTATTCCGGCGGCCTCTTCAATAATATTTCGACGGTCTTCAGACCTGGTACTGAGGACTTCATCAATCTTGCCCTGTCCAATAATGGAATACCCTTCCCTGCCGATTCCGGTGTCCATGAAGAGTTCATGGATATCCCTCAGTCTGCAGGGAGATTTGTTGATCAGAAATTCACTTTCTCCGGAACGATAAACCCTCCGAGTGACCGTTATTTCAGAATAATCCAGCGCAAATATGGCGGTACTGTTATCAAGGGTAAGAGATACCTCAGCCATCCCTACGGATTTTCTCCTGTCACTGCCGGAGAAAATTACGTCTTCCATCTTGGCGCCCCGGAGGGTCTTGGCGCTCTGCTCACCCAACACCCACCTGACAGCATCGGCAATATTACTCTTGCCGCTCCCATTAGGTCCAACAACAGCGGTAATGCCCGGGGTAAACTGGAGTTCTATTTTATCAGCCAGGGATTTGAAGCCCTGAACCTCAATTCTCTTCAGGTACAAAAGGGTTCCTCCTTACATTTTGAAAAAACCAGCCTTAATGACACTTATCAATTAAAGCTTTCCTGTTTTAATGAATTCAACAA
This DNA window, taken from Phosphitispora fastidiosa, encodes the following:
- a CDS encoding amidohydrolase, whose translation is MSRLKITNAVIIPMTEENLIINGGEIHIEDSIIVFAGASGDAPQNWLAEDTIDAGGMVAMPGFVNCHTHAAMTLLRSYADDLPLMQWLEQRIWPLEEKLTGEDVYWGTMLCVLELLKSGTTCFADMYFFMDDVARAVEKCGIRASLSRGMVGVNPNAQSALVETEQFIQKWNGAADGRINTMVGPHAPYTCPPDYLKKVLAIAEKYSTGVHIHLAETRVEFDDIKKQYRNTPTEYLNDCGVLDYKVLAAHCVHVTENDLKILQEKNVGVAHNPESNMKLASGIAPVAQMLAQGITVGIGTDGAASNNNLDMLEEMRSAALLQKVSTGDPTVIPSYQALEMATANGGRVLGLDIGMLRQGYKADIILIDFEKPHLYPKHDLIAHTVYAAQSSDVDTVIVDGAVLMRNRKLLTIDEREVLENVQKCAKRMVGEKTI
- a CDS encoding adenosylhomocysteinase; translated protein: MDYIVRDISLAPSGKLKIDWVREHMPVLNEIREEFEKTQVFKGVKVAVSIHLEAKTAYLATVLKAGGADVSISGSNPLSTQDDVAAALAADEIKVYSWYNATAEEYKGHLIKVLENKPDIVIDDGGDLVNLLHNECSSLAGQVIGGCEETTTGVLRLEAMEKAGILNFPMMAVNDALCKYLFDNRYGTGESVWTGIMRTTNLIVAGKTVVVAGYGWCGKGIAMKAKGLGAKVIITEIDPIKAIEAHMDGFTTMSMDDAAALGDVFITVTGCKDVIRGKHYEKMRHGALLANAGHFDVEINKPELQAAAKGTRTVRHNIEEFMLPDGRKLYLLAEGRLVNLAAGDGHPAEIMDMSFALQALSAKYMLENGKELGNRVYKVAEEIDKRVAAIKLKSLGTTIDRLTPEQEKYLYGWEHGE
- the mtnA gene encoding S-methyl-5-thioribose-1-phosphate isomerase; protein product: MKTMDWCDKGLILLDQTRLPLEVSYITCSTAEEVAVAIKTMQVRGAPAIGAAAAYGLALAALHSDKSERKAFIDEIEAAAWMLGATRPTAVNLFWALNRMTKVVLSAGDAGVPELKKLLLDEAHLILREDIEMNQRMGKLGSQLVPHGARILTHCNAGALATGGYGTALGVIRAAHEAGKEVQVFADETRPLLQGARLTAWELQQDSIPVTLITDNMAGYLMQKGLIDLAVVGADRITANGDVANKIGTYTVAVLCGEHGIPFYAAAPFSTIDMNLEKGDDIIIEEREAFEVTTVFGQQIAPQGIKVINPAFDVTPNRLVTAIITDRGIVRPPYIESLRKLFT
- the mtnP gene encoding S-methyl-5'-thioadenosine phosphorylase; this translates as MVKIGIIGGTGVYDPEMLDGISEEQVNTDYGNIKVMVGEYKGVRAAFLPRHGADHAVPPHKVNYRGNIMALKKLGVERVVATGAVGSLNLEMIPGEVVLVDQFIDFTKNRIQTFYDTPGNGVVHIDMTEPYCNDLRKLVAAAAEAVAVPVKGKGTYICTEGPRFETPAEIKMYSALGGEVVGMTSVPEVVLAREAEMCYCTLAMVTNFAAGISPNLLTHAEVLEAMEKNHANLKKLIMKTIETMPGERNCRCGQALGELGSLGQGK
- the ftsY gene encoding signal recognition particle-docking protein FtsY, with the protein product MGLFSKLKEGLTKTRQGFVAKIETLVSGGKKIDEELYEEIEELLIQADVGVNTAVELVEDLRKAVKERKVDDAAELRNILKELIADIMGEEQAGLSLRSKPAVIVVVGVNGVGKTTTIGKLAHNFREEGRKVLLAAGDTFRAAAIDQLQIWAGRVGCDIIKHSEGADTAAVVFDAIQAAKARDIDVLIVDTAGRLHTKANLMEELKKLFRVISRELPDSPDEVLLVLDATTGQNAISQAKIFGEASGVTGIVLTKLDGTAKGGVVIGIKTELNIPVKYVGVGEKIDDLREFDPKEFVEALFGD
- a CDS encoding peptidase S7; this encodes MTEVKSIAHYIVNKLVDTTREISQGRNAGCFGFVNDQGIVDRITPVAEGGLSGIPLRKLLGHITDMKGKSVIEGLEAIPDNAAFISTRPGKTGLITDVTAADFFNMPVIAIGVKHGQLAGVGIVFPRANYFDMATESEKVELRILAARTADEEKEVLRETTELSLKYLEISARLEVTETPELPPYTPEKPKDWKLPQHQVNSISREFAETLVARSVEVGQGREVAAMGRIEKNGHIVQDGEIVVGGIGYVPSRMLASSSVDISGKSLRDIYANEVSQDAVIVHTHPGGTGVMHMGDANAGPGSWGRPIVAIGHDSAGKVRGATVIEAVTDVYRFADEDEDLGQKFFEVDTPQEEAEIRNRKFGVAQEYTNLCKLIEIQL
- the smc gene encoding chromosome segregation protein SMC, coding for MYLKRIEVQGFKSLADKIELQFTPGITAVVGPNGSGKSNIADAVRWVLGEQSAKTLRGAKMEDVIFSGSDRRKSVGMAEVSLTLDNSTAIFALDYSEITVTRRVYRSGESEFLINKSPCRLRDIHELFMDTGIGREGYSIIGQGKIDEVLSTRSEDRRNIIEEAAGIVKYRSRKQQAVKKLNDTEQNLVRISDIISELGIQVGPLEEQSQKAGEYLEYRNELVELEINLLINQIEDQKLKLDGINNQDDELRQKLIGLETGLRNRESEIEEHKLHNSKLDEEIAALQKGIYDTGSLIEKKEAEITVARQRLQDIGNRKEGLISEIEELKCKEEAERSRHAGDARSLGELRGRLADTGKKLQQAEDKLLLLEQELVEAQQKIEEKKSDMIDLLNETAGVRNAINSGEIEVKNLGRRIKDLEQQSETLKQEYSRIVEREKELDLGLGAVRESITGRKTENAGFEESKNGFSGQLKKLAADLERDREQLGHKSSRLKALEDLQNDYEGYFRGVKEVLVAAKKGRDCPGICGVVAELITVPQKYETAVEVALGGAVQHIVTQTDGDARKAIEYLKKNKFGRATFLPMNTVKPYKDKKAGNVPAGSGIYGRASALVESEAGYSHIVEYLLGRVIIVDDMRAAAQAARDTGYTMKVVTLDGDVVNPGGSMTGGFYKKGSSNLLGRNREIAETREQRDTLKSRVAGMENQAAAIRKEYDDCVQRIAENEARLQELWIEKTSLEKDLENLRKDKTRAESTESLVGDEKANLVQELSSIQNSLKELQLRLQEMQSKDGETRKEIAAQQNRLKSREEELSQHSRQVTGIKVDLAGLQQAEVNYAQIMDRVTDAIKDIEVQVQRKQGQVMEFDSLKEQLGQEIIGHLEAVERLSRQRGEGEELLNERKNEKQSAVAHIMDKEAVIKKLARETGLIREQLHSSDVKRARLEFEIENSLTKLGEEFEITYEEALFKKSEIQNKREVTSRIKNLRELISALGSVNIGAIEEFERVRERFEFLTKQYADMEQAKESLYKVIDEMDQIMTSKFSTTYQEINRNFGLVFSRLFGGGRAELVLTDSENVLETGIDIIAQPPGKKPQHLSLLSGGERALTAISLLFAILKTKPSPFCVLDEIEASLDESNVDRFADYLKEFAVNTQFVVITHRKGTMEAADVIYGVTMDDARVSKLVSMKLGDEISKVS